Within Pseudomonas cichorii, the genomic segment TCAAGAGTGCGGAAGAATTATGGCAAAGCGTGATTATTATGAAGTGTTGGGGGTGGAGCGGGGTGCCAGCGAGGCTGAGCTGAAGAAGGCTTATCGCCGCCTTGCGATGAAGCACCACCCAGACCGCAACCCTGATGACAAGGCTGCGGAAGAGCTGTTCAAAGAGGCCAATGAGGCCTATGAAGTTCTGTCCGATGCCAGCAAGCGTGCGGCATACGATCAGTACGGCCACGCCGGCATAGACCCGAGCATGGGTGGCGGTGGTTTCGGTGGCGGCGCTGGCGGTGCGAACTTCTCCGATATTTTCGGTGACGTGTTCAGCGACTTCTTCGGTGGTGGCCGTGGTGGTGGCGGTCGTGGCGGCGCACAGCGCGGTAGCGATCTGCGTTACACCCTGGAACTGGACCTCGAAGAAGCGGTTCGCGGTACGACCGTGAATATCCGTGTTCCGACGCTGGTCAATTGCAAACCTTGCGATGGCAGCGGTGCGAAGAAAGGTTCTTCGCCGGTCACTTGTCCGACATGCGGCGGCATTGGTCAGGTGCGCATGCAGCAGGGGTTCTTCTCCGTGCAGCAAACCTGTCCTCGTTGCCATGGTCACGGCAAGATCATTTCCGATCCGTGCGATTCGTGCCATGGCGAAGGCCGTGTCGAAGAATCCAAGACCCTCTCGGTCAAGGTTCCGCCAGGTGTCGATACCGGTGACCGCATTCGTCTGTCCGGCGAAGGCGAGGTGGGCTCCCAGGGCGGGCCGACCGGCGACCTGTACGTTGTGATCAATGTGCGTGAACACGCCATTTTCCAGCGCGACGGCAAGCATCTGTATTGCGAAGTGCCAATCAGCTTCACTGACGCGGCGCTGGGTGGCGAGCTTGAAGTGCCGACGCTGGATGGTCGGGTCAAGTTGAAGATCCCTGAAGGCACCCAGACCGGCAAGCAGTTCCGCTTGCGTGGCAAGGGTGTGGCTCCGGTGCGTGGCGGCGGTGCTGGCGACTTGATGTGTCGTGTTGCGGTTGAAACGCCGGTCAACCTCGGCAAGCGTCAGCGTGAACTGCTTGAAGAGTTCCGTACTTCGCTTGAAGGCGACGACTCTCACTCTCCGAAAGCCAGTGGCTGGTTCGAGGGTGTGAAGCGTTTCTTCGGTGACTTGTAAGGGCTGACTGGGCAGGAGAAGGTTATGCGACGTATTGCTGTGGTAGGCGCCGCCGGGCGCATGGGTAAGACTTTGATTGAGGCGGTTCTGTCGGCGCCGGGCGCCGGGCT encodes:
- the dnaJ gene encoding molecular chaperone DnaJ encodes the protein MAKRDYYEVLGVERGASEAELKKAYRRLAMKHHPDRNPDDKAAEELFKEANEAYEVLSDASKRAAYDQYGHAGIDPSMGGGGFGGGAGGANFSDIFGDVFSDFFGGGRGGGGRGGAQRGSDLRYTLELDLEEAVRGTTVNIRVPTLVNCKPCDGSGAKKGSSPVTCPTCGGIGQVRMQQGFFSVQQTCPRCHGHGKIISDPCDSCHGEGRVEESKTLSVKVPPGVDTGDRIRLSGEGEVGSQGGPTGDLYVVINVREHAIFQRDGKHLYCEVPISFTDAALGGELEVPTLDGRVKLKIPEGTQTGKQFRLRGKGVAPVRGGGAGDLMCRVAVETPVNLGKRQRELLEEFRTSLEGDDSHSPKASGWFEGVKRFFGDL